The window GACGATGGCAATTTGCACAAACTAAAACTAAATTTTTAGGGTGATGACCTATTGTCGCATCTAAATGATGAATTTCATAATATGGTTTATTATCTCGTTTTAAAAATGAAAAGGAACAAACTTGACAGCAGCCTTTATATATACTTTCTATAATTATTCTGATGCTTGTTGGAGTCTTTTCTCTACTAAATCGATTTGAGATTTTAAGTCTTTTCCTAGCTTCCTCATTGGAATATTTTGCTAGTCTTAAAAACTCATTATAAATTATTTTTGATTTTTCAACTTGAGTTATATTTGAAATGAGTTCAATTTTTTCAAAAGCTATTTTATCATCTACAGAAATATCAAAATCTGTTTGTAATCCTTTAGTGATTTTGAGAAACACTTCTTCTTTAAAAAGCCTATAAATGAATTTATCTTTATTAAGAAGTTGAAGAACTAATTCATCACCTTCTTTAACATTATTTTCATAAAACCAGTTTTTAAGTCCTCCAATTCTATTCTCATTAGTTGAGCTATCAAAAGAACTAAATGTTTTGACTTGTGGAAGGTTCGAATCGTCAAGATAGACTTTTATCTTATTATTCGATTTGGGCAAAAAATTACTAAAACTTTTAGGAATTGCTAATAAACCCTTTTCAATTCTACTTTTGGTAATTGTTATAGTTTTATAATCATAATTGATTTCACTTTTTTCAATTATTTTTTTTGGTTTTCCTTTGGTTTCCAATTTTATTTCCTTCTAATCTAGAATCCGAAATCTTTTCCAGTTCCCACCACTGCATCACATTCCGGACACCGAACAAGTTGATTAGGGTCATTACTTAAAGAATTATGAGCACAACATTCCCAGTTGTCTCCATTCCAAACCCATTGTTCAGTCATTAATGTAGTGAAATTTATTCTATCTAGAATACTTCCACATTCATTACATTTTGTTAGTTCTTTATCCATAATATTTATTTTAATTTAAAATATTTGTATTAAAAGTAAAAAAATTTCCGCACCTCTAGGATTTGTGCCTAAGCTGGGTAATTTAATATAATTTTCCCTACCCAAATTATTAAATATTTCTAATTGGACATTCAACGGAAAACAAAATAATCCACCAGTGTTACCCCAATTAATTTGAACATAAATCATATCGCAAGACGGTGAATATATATTTTGAAATTCTAAAGCATTTTGAGCGTCAACTGTCCATATTAATTTTACCCCAGAATAACCGCTTCCGCTTTTTGTTTTGATCGAAATAGGATTACCAAATAATTTTACATCTACTTCCGGTTCTGTTATTGGAATTTCTGTTTCGACATTTTCTTCGCCAAATTTGTAAATAAGTAGCGAAACAATTATCCGTTCTCTTATTGAACCTACTTCCATTCCAACTTTTCCAGCTCTCTGGCTTTCTAATTCGGCAATTTGAAACAACTTGGGTAGTTTAACTTGAATTTTCCTAATTACTTCTGATTCTGAAAAAAGGTTGAGTATGTTATTGTCCATAATTTTCTGCAATAATTTTAAGATTCTTTATCCCAAGATAATAAAATCCAAAGAACAAAATTTTATTAATTCACAATAGGGCTAACGGCCTGCGGTTAACCCGCGCCGGAAATATTTGAATAAACTATTATTTGTGAATAACCAGAACAATTTAGAAAACATAAAAAACCATGCCCTGATAGGCGTCGGGTTGAACCGCTTGTTAGGAAATTTTACCGTAATAATACCATTTTTTTAGTTGAGATAAATTCGTCTGTTTTCAATTGATAAAAATATATTCCACTTGTAAGATTTGAAGCATCGAACTCTACTGCATAGTAACCTTGTTTTTTAATTTCACGAACTAAGGTTTTAATTTCATTCCCTATACAATCAAATATTTTTATTGTAACATTAATTTCTTTTGGAATTTTATAATTTATGGTGGTTAGGGAATTAAAGGGATTTGGATAGTTTTGATATAAAGTAAAATCATTTGGTATCATCCGCTCAAAACTAATATCTAGAAAAGTTGTGTCACCATAAATATTATTCTCAATAATCGCAGCCAATAACTTAATATTATAAAAAGTTCCAGGAATATGTCCCTCTCCCGAAGTAAAACCTATCCATTCTGTGTACCAATATTTTGTCCAGTAAGAAATATATGTATGTCTTATACAGATTTTTCTAAGAGTTTTCCCCCAAATATTTGTAATCTCTTTACCTACAACATAGAAATTTGGTTTAAGGGTATCTCCGATATTTAAAGAATAATCTACATTAATATTCTCAGTTGAATCTTGAAGATTGAAGGAATAAACTTTATCAGAATCTGCTCTTTGGTAACTATAATATTCATTGTCCTTAACAATAGCATATCGGGTGCTGTTAATAATTGTATCTCCAATAATTTCTTTATATACGTAATAGTATTTGCCTCCACCGGCATCATTAAAATAAATCCATCTATTTCCAATCTCAAATGATTGAGCTTCACCAGATTGACTATTAATCTTTATAGATTGAAAAAAAACTAAAATAAAGACTAATGGAAAGATTTTATGCCGAAAATTTTTATTAAAGATTGACATTAAAATTGCCTAACTATTACTTATCCTGCACAGATTTATTATGTCTGGAATGATATACTGCGTGCAGGTGCATGATATCATTCCAATTGTTTTGTTTTTCTTTCAAATTCACAATATTTAATAATAGGTCGTGCATATCTATAATCCTTGTATTATTCAGCCTAACGTTAAGTATTTTATCCGAAGTTGAGACAAAAAAAATGAACGATTACTTTTCCGTCCCCGCACAACTTCGGATAAAATACAGTTGTCCCGAAGAACGGGATAAATGCGAAGCCGTTTCAATGCAGCCATTTCTTTTGTTATGGGTATTCAATAGCTGTGGTATCATTTTATTCTTGTCTTCCCTCGTATAATTATTTCTCTGTTTATGTTTATAATTTTCATTTAATTAAATTTTTTCTTCTCTGATCAATATAATTATAAAAGTTTTAAGATTTTACCCATCTCTTTAGGATGGGTTTTGTTGATATGTAAAATAAATAGTCTTATCCACGAAGTGTAAATTTCCTCTGTGCTTTTTCTGTAATGTGCGGTTCGTAATGTGGCTCTGACTTCATCGAGTCCGTTAGCTAACGGATTTGGTTTTTGCCCGTGTGATTGAATTAAGTTCAATTTTTTATCTCCCATCCGCATTTTAGCAAACGGACTTTCTTTTGTCAATAGCGAAGTAGTAAAAAGTTTCTAAAGTTCATAAAGTTGGAAAGCTTGCACTGAGAGCAGCGAATGTGTTCTTAAAGTTAAAAGGTTTATAAAGGTTAGTAAGCTTTTCTCAATCAGAATTCATGCTTGTCCACCACATTAAGGATTATCGAATGACGGTTAACGATCTGCGATTAACGAATCACAATTAACGCTCGCCCGCCTCTGGCGGGATTAACTTTGAGCATTCAGCACTCAGCGTTCAGCATCTTTCGGTTAAGCTCAAGATAAATTCCGCACCCTCCTTATCTTTGTTTCTTATAGGAAATTGATTTATTTTGAAACCGATGAAAGTAAAATTCTGGGGGACAAGAGGTTCGATTCCAGTTCCTGGAAGATCGACAATGATCTATGGCGGCAATACACCTTCAATTCAAGTGACTTCTTCAGGCGGCGAGCAAATATTTCTTGATGCTGGCTCGGGATTCCGGGAAGCGGGAATTGATCTAATGAGAAAAAAATCTAAAAGCAAAATTTATCTGTTCATGAGTCATTTTCATTGGGATCATGTACTTGGACTGCCGTTTTTTCCGCCCCTCTACGACGAGAACAATGCTGTACAAATCTATGGAATGGCAAATAATCAAAAGACAGTCGAAGAAGTGATTGATTTACTTATACGTCCGCCCCTTTTCCCGATTACTAAAGCTGAGTTCAAAGCGAGTGTAACTTTCGAGAATATTTCTCCCAACGATTCTGTGAGTCTCGGGGATTTAACACTCAAAACATTTGAAGTTAATCATCAATGCTGCACGCTTGCATATCGAATTGATGAGGGAAATAAATCTTTCGTTTATATCACTGACAATGAAATTAAATATTCAAAGTTAAATCCAGACTCGCTGATCAACGACATAGCAGAGCATAATGCTGGAATGATCGAGTTCTGCAAAGATACTGACTATATAGTACACGATACGACTTACACTTTTGAAGATTACTCGAATAAAATCGGCTGGGGACATTCAAATAATTTATCTGGCGCGATTTTATCTTCGCTTGCCGGTGTGAAGAATTTGATTCTGTTTCATTACGATCCGGAATACAACGATGAGAAAGTCGAGTTGATTTTAAACGAGACAAAAGCATTTCTCAAGAAAATGGGGAGCAAGGTTAATTGTATCGCTTCACGTGATGGGCTGGAGTTAGAAGTCTAAGCACGTAAAAAGATTCCCTCCCAACAAGTCGGGATGGAATCTTTAGCTAGGCAATTTCATTTAGTTTTCATTTCGTAGACGCCGTTCCAGTCTTTTGGCGGCGGTTCAGCTAAAAAGTTTTTGCATCTTTTTATAAACACTTGTGAGGGCTCATCGTCTGTCTTTATCTCCAAGACTTTTTCAAACTTCAATATCGCATTTGAAAAATCAAATGATTTGTAAAGAATCAATCCGCTCTCAAACTTTTCTTTCAATTCGATAAAATCGATTTTTCTTTCATCATTCGCAGTACAGAGGAGTTCAAATATTTTTATCGGTTTGGTTTTACCTTTAACAAGAATTGAATCAATCTCCCTGCAGATGAAATCATCTTTTACTTGTTCATGAGTTGATTGACTGATTATAATTGAAGTCCCATACTCTTTGTTTGCACCTTCCAAGCGAGAACCGAGGTTTACATTATCACCAATTACTGTGTAATCAAATTTTCCTTTTCCACCCATATTTCCAACGATCATTTCACCAGTATTAATTCCGGCACGGACTTTAATGAGAGGTTTGTTTTCTTTTTCCCATTTTTTTCGCAACTCACTAAGTTGATCCTGCATCGCTAAAGCTGTCTTACAGCAGAATAAAGCGTGTTTATTATTTTCAATTGGTGCACCCCAAAATGCCATGATAGCATCACCTTGAAATTTGTCAAGAGTTCCAGTGTGATTGAAAATGATCTCGGTCATTGCACTTAAATATTCATTCAAAAAATTTACGAGTTCTTCCGGTTTTTGAGATTCTGAAATCGTCGTGAACGATGCTATATCAGTGAATAAAACCGTAAGTTCTTTCCGTTCACCTCCAAGTCTAAGTTTTTCTGGATTCGCGATTAATTCATTGACGAGTTCGGAATTCACATATTGCGAGAACATTCCTTTGATCATCACCTTCTGTTTCCGTTCGGCAAGAAAATTATAGACCGTACTTCCAATATATCCAAGCACTACTGCAGAAACAGGTCCAATAACACTGATGATATAACTCTGGTTAACAAATAGAAAGCATGATAATTCGAAAATAACATAAACAAGTGCAGCGATCACAAGTATAGAAATGATCTCAAGCAGATAGCCGACTTTTATCTTTAAACTTTTTAATTTTGTTGTGATGAAATAAGATGAGAAAAGAAGAAGCACGATTAAAAATATTTCATGGCTTTGCGGCTGCTTGTAGAGGAAGTTTTGATCTAAAATACTTTGGATTACGTTCGCATGGACTTCCACTCCGTACATTAAATTTCCGCCTTTGCCTGCTCCTTGTTTTGTGATGGGTGTTGGGAAAAGATCTTTGTCTTCCGGCTCAGTTGAACCTATCAATACGATTTTATTTTTGAATATTTCAGAATGTAAAAGTCCCGTTTCCGGATCGTCCCAAGTATTTATCTGAACCTCGAATTCTTTTTCACTGACTGTAGTAAAATCTGAATCGTCTATTATATCAACAAAATTTATGTGGGGGAAAGTGTTGGATGCACCGTAGTAATTTATCAGCACTGAAGTTTTATCAAATCTTGGAATGCTGATATTTCCAAACCTAAAATCACTTTTCTCTTTCTCGGCTGCGTGTAAATTTTGCAAGCCAAGAGCTTTATTAAGAACCGCAAATGAAAAAGAAGGAATGTACATTTCTGTAGCAAAAGAAGAGAAAAAGGGAAGATATCTTCTTAAAATTCCATCGCGGTCAGGCAAAACATCCACAAGACCTATTGAACTATCTGCAGAAAAAAACATACTGCTGAAATTTTCATTCTCTGAAACAATTGATTCTAACCGCTCATCCTTTATTTTAATTTTACCTGCGGTAACAACATTTTTGTATTCTCGGATTGCACTAAAAAGCAGCGAATCATTCTGTGGAGTGTATTTGTCTTGATCGCTCATTACAACGTCAATGCCGATTGCTTTTACTCCGGCCTGATTCAAATTTTCGATTAACCGGGCGAAGTAATCCCTCGGCCAAGGCCACTTATTGTATGGAGGTAAAAATTCCTTCGAACTTTCTTCGGAGATATCAACAATAATTACTTTAGATTTTTCTGCTAGATCAGTTTGTCCGCGGCGCGTAAAGTGTGAATCGAGAAGCGAAAGTTCTAAATCTTTTAATGGGGAAAGTTCAAATACAAATTCCTGTGTTAACAAAAGGAGCAGCATGGAAAGGAGCGAACAAACAAGAATGTGTCCCCAATTCTTTTTTATCCGCTCTATAATTCGATTCATCAGAGCCGATTACAATTCGTATTTTGTTGATAATCCGATTATCGTTTCGTCTTTTATCGGCTTCTGATTTGTGATATAACGTGTGTAAAGATTTACACTGAAATTTTTTAATATAAAATATTGTGCTATAGTCTCGACTATCATTCTCTGAAAATCACCAAAAGTCGGGATCAATATTCCGGTAAGCTCAAGTTTATCATCGAGAAGTCTATATCTTCCTCCAATTGAAATTGAATAGTAATTGAAATCCTTATTCGAAATGTTACTGAGATTTATTGATGGATTGAAGAATGTCGTAAGCTTATTATCCCACTGACTTTGTAAGTTCAATATCACCGACGTGTAGGCTGCATCAGTATTTATATATGAATTATCTTCTCTCTGAGAAGTCAATACGCTTAGCATTGCTCTGTGCCGGATCCCCCAAACAAAATCGTAAGAAGAAGTGAATGATATTCTGTTCGTAATATCGTCGATGTAGCTTAATCGTTTAATTGAATCGGGATCGGTTTTGCTCAAATCGTTAACTGCACTGTATTTAGAATATCCTATCGTAATGTTAGGAAAATCAATTCTCAAGAAAAGAGAAAGCGAGGCATCGATGTTTTCAAAAGTTGTCGTCGTGATTTTTTGATTTTGAAGATTGTCGTTAAGTCTTTCGTAACCAACTGAGATAAAGACTCGGTTCTGAATTATTCCAAGGCGGTCGTAGATATTGAATCCTTGAACATCGTTCCTTGTGAAGTTTTGTCCGAAAGACATGAATTCATTTCCGCGGTATAAGTATGTCGCTCGAAAATAATTTCCGATATAATTCATACTGAATGTTCCTTCCGCAGCCAAAGTTGGAAGTTCCAACGGATTAAGCGGACTGATAAACTGATTAACAGTAATGAATTTTCCGGCAATATCGCGCAAAGTTTTAATTTGATCAGGATCACCGCCGAAAGATTTCCCTTCGCCAAAAAGTGAATCAATGAGCTTGTCACTCAAATTGCCGGTCGAAATATCATTGTTCATAAGACTCAAAGCAGCCTGTCCTCTCAAAGCCATTCTCTGTTCATCGAATCCGATAAATAAATCCGTACCGACTACAACGTTTTCTTTTGGACGTGCACCAAATTCAACAGAATTCATATCATCTTTTGAATGGAGATATGAAAATCCAAGTTGAAACGATTCGCCGCTGCCGAAATATGGACGGACTGCAAATAATTGCCTCTTGAATGTCGCAAGTGTAACATGCCCAAAGGGCTGTCCATGTTTTGCAGAATCGATTTCAATAATATTTGTTCCGAGTCTTGCATCTGAACGTGAATATGTTTGTATCAATTTCCCCTCAATTGCTCGGTTGATCTCACCGTATGATGCTTGAAGGTTAAATGCGCCGAGCATCAAGTCTCCGGAAAAACCTCGCAGTCTTTTTCCATCCATTATGAGAGATGGGAATTTCGGATAGTTATCGCCATAACTTAATTTAATCCAATTTGAGCCAATCGTAGCTAGAAATCTATTTTGCGGCTGCAGGTAATTTTTCTCTTCCGAAGTTACGTAAAGAAGCAAACTCGAATAGTATGAACCATAATTTCCGCTGAGATTGGCCGTAAGCCGGTTGAAGCTGTAGTTTGCTGTTTTCAAATTTTCATGGCGCGATTCGCCAGCTAAGCTTACTCTGTATCCGTAATCTTTCTTTTGCATCTCATCAGCAAATTCCGGAGAAACAACTTCAAACGTCAAACTTGAGGAATAATATTCCGCTCCGGTTGTATCGAATAACACGACTTTAACGACGTGCTTGCCAAGTTGAAGTTCAGTAGTTAAATTCTCAGGCGGAAGGAGGATGATGTCATCGGTTATCAGAACTTTATTTGTTATATCGGTTTCATCAATAAAGATTTTTGTTGCAGGTCTATCGACTGCTAAACTTGCACGATAAATCGAAACAGATAGTAGAAATCCCGTAGGGCTGATCTTTTCTCCTGCAAGAGGAGTAAGAAAGATAATTTCCTCATACTGCATTGGATCGTATTTTTCCTGAACCAGAAGCTGAAAGGGATTTGCATTGATCGGTGCGCCGGCCGGGTGAACTTGCTCCGTCCCATCTCTCATTAGAATTCTGAAGTAATATTCTACAAACGGCAATGAAACATTCTCACCCGAAATAGTTGAAGATGCAGAGTTGCCTACAATCATCATTTCGCTGGTTAAGTATTCACTCGATCCGAAAGATTTGTAGTAAAGAATGATCTGTGAAACATTTGCAGATTGATATAACTGTGCAATGATTTTTGCAGGTTGATTAGCGTAAACATTTTCCGATGAGACGGATGAAATCACATCACTCGGCTGTGCCGAGATAAAACTGAATGGATATAAAATCAATAAAATTAGGAATACTTTTAATCCTGTTCGCATAACTCTCCTTAATAAAATTAAGTTGAATGCATTTTATTTAAAAAATCTTTTTGAACATTTAATTCAACAAGGTAATAACAATTTTTAAGATTTTGATCTGATACAACTCGTTATTCATGATCAAGATATTTCAATCGAAATGTTCCAACGTTAGTCTGTATAATGATATATTTTTCTTTCGTCATAGTTGATTGACGAGAATTATCAATTTGCTCTGGAGTTGAGAAATCAATCGAGACATTTCCCTCAGTTGAAATTAATGCTGTCATTCCACCTTCAACAGTTCCAGATTGCCGTGCACCTACTGAAGCTCTCACATCTACTCGTCCAGAATCTAAAGTCAGCAAGGTTGCGCCATTATCCAATATATGCACAAGTCCTTCAGTTCCCCGAATCGAAGCTACGGCTGTAGGTGTGGTAATCAAGAATTCATCATCTTCTTTTTGTTTAACAGTTTCAAATCTCATTTTACCTGCATCGATACGAGTATTTTTCGATAGTCCATTCGGTTTTTTATCGGCGTAAATTGTGATAGTTGTTTTCTCTCTAATGCGCAGATTGCTGCCGTCGAGAAATCGAACGATTGCGAGAGATTTCTCTCCAGTTCGAAGCACATCGCTGGTTTCGAGCTGGGTAAGAGGCTTAGTTGCTGCCCACTCTGAATCGCCACTTTTATGTTCAACTATTTGAATTACTTTAGTAACAATGGCAGCAGTAGATTTATTAGATTCAGTGGAAAATCCCTTTGATAAGAAAAGCGTAAACAGAGCGATTGAGAATACAAATAGTTTGATCGATTTATTAAATTTCATTTTTTTAATCCTATCATTTGTTATTGACGGATAAGACCTAAGAATGCATCCGGATTTGCTTCAAGAAAAGCAATTAATTCTTCTAAAGACATTATTGAGCCGTCTTCTTTTCTGATTACAATGCTTGTTAGATCCAATTCTCCATTTTGGAGAAGTTGAAGGAGTTCATTATTTCCTGAATTTCTTAGTATTGTTGCTAATCGATTTGTTAACAATTGTAATCGTGGTGATTCAGGATTAAAAATCCTAAAGTTGATTATTTCGCTGTATAATCTTTGCCCGCCGCCGGGTCCGCTTACATTCGCGCTGACTTGAAGAACGATTTCGTCACCCAAACTCCACTCCCGCTCAAGATAGTCTCTGAGGTTTATATTAGTTAGAACACCCACATTCTGATTATTAATTAGTGGTGTGCCAAAGTTTAGTGCTTCTTCAAGTGTTTGTGTGGCTGAGATACGGACATTTGCTTTAACAAAATAATTTTCAATTCCGGTCAGTGAATTCCACTCAACCAAAACATTTCCTGCATCGATCTCGGCTCCAACTCGCGGAGTTCGAATACTTAAGGTCTGTGCAGGATTTAAAAAATGCAGCTCTCTTTGATCTTGATTATAAACGGTTGTTGCTGTGGCATCCATTAATATTGCAGTAATTCGATAGCTGCCAGTCGGCTTCCCACGAGCAATATTATCATCAATCAAGCTTGAGTTTGAGCGATACTCTTGGATGCGAATTTCTGTTGTTCCAATATCGTCGTTGCACAATGTTCGTGATGAAAATGGTTCTGTTTGGAAAAATCCAAGTTCCTGATAATAACTTCCATCAGGCGCCTTCCATTCGATAATCCCTTTAAAGACTACTTGTACACCCGGAGGAGTGATCTCAGCACAAAAAATTCGCGGAGCGCCGCGTAGATCATTTACAGTTGCGAATGCACCATAGTCAATTGTGTAAAGTTCTGGGAAGACAATTAAGGATACTCTCGGTTGGGCCAAAATGGCACAAACCGGAATTAATAAGAACAACGAAAAGAAAAATGTTCTTTTCATAAAGCCCTCTAATTTATTTTTATTTCAATAGGAAGAATATATTAACAATTTTCTTCCGTCGGATAATTGACGATTATTTGCTAAAATAATATCAAATTAATCACTATTTCACAAATCAAAATATGTTTTTTTCAGGAAAGGTGCTTGTCAATAATTTATGAAGTGAAATTGAAGTAATACTACTTTTTAAATTTATCTTTCAAGAAATTATTATTTGACATTCTTGCAGTCTATTTGTAATTATGATTTCAGAAAGCTTTTTATAAATTGTCTGTGTTAATATTTTGACTAGCAATTACGTATTTATTCTGTGAACGAGAAGAACTTAGAAATATCTTATAAGAATAAACAGCTTGATGCTCTGTTAAGAGTTGCGGTTTTGCTGACTTCAGAAACAGAACTGAACAAACTGCTCGACTTGATCGTTAAAACAACTACTGAGCTTTTGAATTCTGAACGAGCAACTGTTTTTCTTGTAAATGAAAATGAGCAATTGCTTTACTCACGAATTGGAAGCGGTTTGGAGCAAACCGAAATCTGTTTTCCCATAACCGAAGGAATTGCGGGACACGTTGCACGCAGCGGGGAAGTATTAATAATCGACGATCCTTATAACCATCCCGGTTTTAATAAACAAATCGATATTCAGACTGGATTTAAGACAAGAAATATCTTGTGTGCACCAATGCAGAATATCAGCAAAAAGATCATTGGAGTATTTC of the Ignavibacteria bacterium genome contains:
- a CDS encoding T9SS type A sorting domain-containing protein, which gives rise to MSIFNKNFRHKIFPLVFILVFFQSIKINSQSGEAQSFEIGNRWIYFNDAGGGKYYYVYKEIIGDTIINSTRYAIVKDNEYYSYQRADSDKVYSFNLQDSTENINVDYSLNIGDTLKPNFYVVGKEITNIWGKTLRKICIRHTYISYWTKYWYTEWIGFTSGEGHIPGTFYNIKLLAAIIENNIYGDTTFLDISFERMIPNDFTLYQNYPNPFNSLTTINYKIPKEINVTIKIFDCIGNEIKTLVREIKKQGYYAVEFDASNLTSGIYFYQLKTDEFISTKKMVLLR
- a CDS encoding adenylate/guanylate cyclase domain-containing protein encodes the protein MNRIIERIKKNWGHILVCSLLSMLLLLLTQEFVFELSPLKDLELSLLDSHFTRRGQTDLAEKSKVIIVDISEESSKEFLPPYNKWPWPRDYFARLIENLNQAGVKAIGIDVVMSDQDKYTPQNDSLLFSAIREYKNVVTAGKIKIKDERLESIVSENENFSSMFFSADSSIGLVDVLPDRDGILRRYLPFFSSFATEMYIPSFSFAVLNKALGLQNLHAAEKEKSDFRFGNISIPRFDKTSVLINYYGASNTFPHINFVDIIDDSDFTTVSEKEFEVQINTWDDPETGLLHSEIFKNKIVLIGSTEPEDKDLFPTPITKQGAGKGGNLMYGVEVHANVIQSILDQNFLYKQPQSHEIFLIVLLLFSSYFITTKLKSLKIKVGYLLEIISILVIAALVYVIFELSCFLFVNQSYIISVIGPVSAVVLGYIGSTVYNFLAERKQKVMIKGMFSQYVNSELVNELIANPEKLRLGGERKELTVLFTDIASFTTISESQKPEELVNFLNEYLSAMTEIIFNHTGTLDKFQGDAIMAFWGAPIENNKHALFCCKTALAMQDQLSELRKKWEKENKPLIKVRAGINTGEMIVGNMGGKGKFDYTVIGDNVNLGSRLEGANKEYGTSIIISQSTHEQVKDDFICREIDSILVKGKTKPIKIFELLCTANDERKIDFIELKEKFESGLILYKSFDFSNAILKFEKVLEIKTDDEPSQVFIKRCKNFLAEPPPKDWNGVYEMKTK
- a CDS encoding MBL fold metallo-hydrolase — translated: MKVKFWGTRGSIPVPGRSTMIYGGNTPSIQVTSSGGEQIFLDAGSGFREAGIDLMRKKSKSKIYLFMSHFHWDHVLGLPFFPPLYDENNAVQIYGMANNQKTVEEVIDLLIRPPLFPITKAEFKASVTFENISPNDSVSLGDLTLKTFEVNHQCCTLAYRIDEGNKSFVYITDNEIKYSKLNPDSLINDIAEHNAGMIEFCKDTDYIVHDTTYTFEDYSNKIGWGHSNNLSGAILSSLAGVKNLILFHYDPEYNDEKVELILNETKAFLKKMGSKVNCIASRDGLELEV
- a CDS encoding FecR domain-containing protein, which produces MKFNKSIKLFVFSIALFTLFLSKGFSTESNKSTAAIVTKVIQIVEHKSGDSEWAATKPLTQLETSDVLRTGEKSLAIVRFLDGSNLRIREKTTITIYADKKPNGLSKNTRIDAGKMRFETVKQKEDDEFLITTPTAVASIRGTEGLVHILDNGATLLTLDSGRVDVRASVGARQSGTVEGGMTALISTEGNVSIDFSTPEQIDNSRQSTMTKEKYIIIQTNVGTFRLKYLDHE
- a CDS encoding type II restriction endonuclease subunit R; this translates as MDNNILNLFSESEVIRKIQVKLPKLFQIAELESQRAGKVGMEVGSIRERIIVSLLIYKFGEENVETEIPITEPEVDVKLFGNPISIKTKSGSGYSGVKLIWTVDAQNALEFQNIYSPSCDMIYVQINWGNTGGLFCFPLNVQLEIFNNLGRENYIKLPSLGTNPRGAEIFLLLIQIF